CCGCAGGTACCTCCTCAGCCGCCTCAGCAGTCGGCGCTCAACTGGTGGGCAGCCCGTCCCGCCGCCGCCACGTCCGCTCAGAGGCCCTTCGGAGCCGCGTTCCCGCCGCTGGCACCTGACTTGACTGACTGGCTGACGGACCGACCCGAGGCTGGAACCCGCGCCGCCGCCGcgaccgccgccgccgccgcgcacGCGCTCCTCGTCCGCCTCCGTTCCGGGGCGGCCCGCGGGGCGGGAACGCGACGCCACGAGCCGCCCGCACCTGCCTGACTGACAGGCGGACCCCGGGATCGGGCCTCGTGCcggcgcgcgcacgcgcacgcgcctGGCGCGGCTGCCGTCGGCCCCGGGGGTGGGACCGCGCGGCAGCGAGCGGGCGGGGGGCTCGTGGTGCGCGCGCCCCGCACCCGAGGGCTGCGGAGAGATATTTTGGGTGGCAGGAGGCCCCTCGTCATTTCCGCCGAGCTGCTGGTCGTGCCGGGGGCTTCACTCTCGCGCACGAGGCGAACGGGCAAGTTGGCTGCGGGCGTGTGGCGGCAGCTCCTTCCCTTAGCGCTGCGACCCTCGGCAGTGCAAGCCATGAACTGAAGCCCCGGAGGGACGGAGACCCGAGCGGAGTTGCGGAGCCACGGCAGCAGCCGCCGCCTCAG
This window of the Physeter macrocephalus isolate SW-GA chromosome 21, ASM283717v5, whole genome shotgun sequence genome carries:
- the LOC114484736 gene encoding laforin produces the protein MACTAEGRSAKGRSCRHTPAANLPVRLPSGAGRAHHEPPARSLPRGPTPGADGSRARRVRVRAPARGPIPGSACQSGRCGRLVASRSRPAGRPGTEADEERVRGGGGGRGGGAGSSLGSVRQPVSQVRCQRRERGSEGPLSGRGGGGTGCPPVERRLLRRLRRKIGKLRMLIPSGKNHLFPLTKNCIKKEREALLLEEFLWRVKTLITAQQ